A single Ziziphus jujuba cultivar Dongzao chromosome 11, ASM3175591v1 DNA region contains:
- the LOC107408764 gene encoding agamous-like MADS-box protein AGL62, giving the protein MADSSSVARQGGTGRKRIEIKKIVNKDNLIVTFSKRRNGLFKKASQLCLLSGSEIAIIVFSPGERPYVFGHSSPDTVIHRFLGPAHSQGEICGVNAKNHREKIEVRGGNGTCEFWWDEEFEHMELHELQRFKFALEELRTKLAEKTEETERRVFERDYLGVNSVKVIDPVVRTGRSYP; this is encoded by the coding sequence ATGGCAGATAGTAGTAGTGTTGCAAGACAAGGAGGCACGGGCCGCAAGAGGATCGAAATCAAGAAGATAGTAAACAAAGACAACCTCATTGTCACCTTCTCTAAGCGTAGAAATGGCCTCTTCAAAAAGGCAAGCCAATTATGCCTCTTGTCTGGTTCTGAGATTGCTATCATCGTTTTCTCTCCTGGAGAAAGGCCATACGTGTTTGGCCACTCATCTCCCGACACTGTCATCCATCGTTTCTTAGGTCCTGCACATAGCCAAGGTGAAATCTGCGGTGTGAATGCCAAGAATCATAGGGAAAAGATAGAGGTGAGAGGAGGCAACGGCACCTGCGAGTTTTGGTGGGATGAGGAGTTTGAGCATATGGAGTTGCATGAACTTCAGAGGTTCAAGTTTGCCTTGGAAGAGTTGAGGACCAAGTTGGCCGAGAAGACGGAGGAAACAGAAAGGAGAGTGTTTGAGAGGGATTATTTGGGTGTAAATTCGGTTAAGGTAATCGATCCTGTTGTTAGAACAGGAAGGAGTTATCCTTGA
- the LOC107408765 gene encoding L10-interacting MYB domain-containing protein isoform X2: MSDSVFTSMRASFFIVDLSYFSCDIRMDDGFSSHGDNLRANWTPPQDNYFVDLLVEQVRKGSKTGHGFRKQAWTEMIVSFNSKFGFKYDTDVLKNRYKRLRKQYNDMKILIDRGEFKWDESQKMITADDDVWDDYIKANPEMQPYTRRVVPYYNDLCTICGHAVADGRYSLSCFDLDFESEVKEIEDETPMIGDPKKIEWSQSMDQFFIELMLDQVHKGNKIGRNFKKKSWVYMITSFNTKFAFHYSRSVLKNRYIILRRHYCSIKILLSQKGFSWNDKQQKVLADDQVWDDYVMENPNFRMYRNKMMPCYTYMCIICGNEAARRKTLPTRKPIMQKETLKNNANGEAKPVINKSNSYEQALCSDGIKNPSDQKRRAQPKMTPTLQPSKRERRTDDCVADALDKMTAAVSSLTKGLGQTKKEKSVSAETVIKVLQTIPDIDDDLLLDACDFLEDERRARTFLALDSTLRKKWLVRKLRLD, from the exons atGTCTGATTCAGTATTCACAAGTATGAGAGCTTCTTTCTTCATTGTAGATCTTTCATATTTTTCATGTGATATAAGGATGGACGATGGTTTTTCCAGTCATGGTGACAATTTGAGGGCTAATTGGACTCCACCCCAGGACAACTATTTTGTTGACCTTTTAGTAGAACAAGTGCGCAAAGGGAGCAAGACTGGTCATGGTTTTAGGAAACAAGCCTGGACTGAGATGATTGTATCTTTTAATAGCAAATTCGGATTTAAATATGACACAGATGTTCTAAAAAACCGATATAAAAGattaaggaagcaatacaatgACATGAAGATTCTTATTGATAGGGGTGAGTTTAAGTGGGATGAATCACAGAAGATGATAACAGCTGATGATGATGTTTGGGATGACTATATCAAG GCCAACCCTGAAATGCAACCATACACAAGAAGAGTTGTCCCATACTACAATGACTTGTGCACAATATGCGGACATGCTGTAGCTGATGGAAGATACAGTCTTTCGTGTTTTGATTTAGACTTTGAGAGTGAAG TTAAAGAAATAGAAGATGAAACTCCCATGATTGGTGATCCTAAAAAAATTGAGTGGTCGCAGTCCATGGACCAATTTTTCATTGAACTAATGTTGGACCAGGTGCATAAAGGGAATAAAATTGGTCGCAATTTCAAGAAGAAATCTTGGGTGTACATGATCACCTcttttaatacaaaatttgcTTTCCATTACAGTAGGAGTGTCCTGAAAAATCGTTATATTATTTTGAGGAGGCATTATTGTAGCATAAAGATTCTACTCAGTCAAAAAGGGTTTAGCTGGAATGATAAACAGCAAAAGGTTCTAGCTGATGATCAAGTGTGGGATGATTATGTCATG GAAAATCCCAACTTTCGAATGTACAGAAATAAAATGATGCCGTGTTATACTTACATGTGCATTATCTGTGGCAACGAAGCTGCCAGGAGAAAAACTCTTCCAACCCGCAAGCCAATTATGCAGAAGGAAACCCTTAAAAATAATGCTAATGGAGAAGCTAAGCCTGTTATTAATAAAAGCAATTCATACGAACAGGCATTATGCTCAGATGGTATTAAGAATCCATCAGATCAGAAGAGAAGGGCTCAACCCAAAATGACACCAACCTTACAGCCATCTAAAAGAGAACGAAGGACAGATGACTGTGTGGCCGATGCTCTAGACAAGATGACAGCCGCGGTTTCATCATTGACCAAGGGACTGGGACAAacgaagaaagaaaaatctgtATCAGCAGAGACTGTGATTAAAGTATTGCAGACTATTCCAGACATTGACGACGATCTGTTGCTGGATGCCTGTGATTTTTTGGAGGATGAGAGGAGAGCTAGAACCTTTTTAGCTCTGGATTCCACTCTTCGAAAGAAATGGTTGGTTAGGAAGCTTCGTCTGGATTAA
- the LOC107408765 gene encoding L10-interacting MYB domain-containing protein isoform X3 has product MWLFENLSYFSCDIRMDDGFSSHGDNLRANWTPPQDNYFVDLLVEQVRKGSKTGHGFRKQAWTEMIVSFNSKFGFKYDTDVLKNRYKRLRKQYNDMKILIDRGEFKWDESQKMITADDDVWDDYIKANPEMQPYTRRVVPYYNDLCTICGHAVADGRYSLSCFDLDFESEVKEIEDETPMIGDPKKIEWSQSMDQFFIELMLDQVHKGNKIGRNFKKKSWVYMITSFNTKFAFHYSRSVLKNRYIILRRHYCSIKILLSQKGFSWNDKQQKVLADDQVWDDYVMENPNFRMYRNKMMPCYTYMCIICGNEAARRKTLPTRKPIMQKETLKNNANGEAKPVINKSNSYEQALCSDGIKNPSDQKRRAQPKMTPTLQPSKRERRTDDCVADALDKMTAAVSSLTKGLGQTKKEKSVSAETVIKVLQTIPDIDDDLLLDACDFLEDERRARTFLALDSTLRKKWLVRKLRLD; this is encoded by the exons ATGTGGTTGTTTGAAA ATCTTTCATATTTTTCATGTGATATAAGGATGGACGATGGTTTTTCCAGTCATGGTGACAATTTGAGGGCTAATTGGACTCCACCCCAGGACAACTATTTTGTTGACCTTTTAGTAGAACAAGTGCGCAAAGGGAGCAAGACTGGTCATGGTTTTAGGAAACAAGCCTGGACTGAGATGATTGTATCTTTTAATAGCAAATTCGGATTTAAATATGACACAGATGTTCTAAAAAACCGATATAAAAGattaaggaagcaatacaatgACATGAAGATTCTTATTGATAGGGGTGAGTTTAAGTGGGATGAATCACAGAAGATGATAACAGCTGATGATGATGTTTGGGATGACTATATCAAG GCCAACCCTGAAATGCAACCATACACAAGAAGAGTTGTCCCATACTACAATGACTTGTGCACAATATGCGGACATGCTGTAGCTGATGGAAGATACAGTCTTTCGTGTTTTGATTTAGACTTTGAGAGTGAAG TTAAAGAAATAGAAGATGAAACTCCCATGATTGGTGATCCTAAAAAAATTGAGTGGTCGCAGTCCATGGACCAATTTTTCATTGAACTAATGTTGGACCAGGTGCATAAAGGGAATAAAATTGGTCGCAATTTCAAGAAGAAATCTTGGGTGTACATGATCACCTcttttaatacaaaatttgcTTTCCATTACAGTAGGAGTGTCCTGAAAAATCGTTATATTATTTTGAGGAGGCATTATTGTAGCATAAAGATTCTACTCAGTCAAAAAGGGTTTAGCTGGAATGATAAACAGCAAAAGGTTCTAGCTGATGATCAAGTGTGGGATGATTATGTCATG GAAAATCCCAACTTTCGAATGTACAGAAATAAAATGATGCCGTGTTATACTTACATGTGCATTATCTGTGGCAACGAAGCTGCCAGGAGAAAAACTCTTCCAACCCGCAAGCCAATTATGCAGAAGGAAACCCTTAAAAATAATGCTAATGGAGAAGCTAAGCCTGTTATTAATAAAAGCAATTCATACGAACAGGCATTATGCTCAGATGGTATTAAGAATCCATCAGATCAGAAGAGAAGGGCTCAACCCAAAATGACACCAACCTTACAGCCATCTAAAAGAGAACGAAGGACAGATGACTGTGTGGCCGATGCTCTAGACAAGATGACAGCCGCGGTTTCATCATTGACCAAGGGACTGGGACAAacgaagaaagaaaaatctgtATCAGCAGAGACTGTGATTAAAGTATTGCAGACTATTCCAGACATTGACGACGATCTGTTGCTGGATGCCTGTGATTTTTTGGAGGATGAGAGGAGAGCTAGAACCTTTTTAGCTCTGGATTCCACTCTTCGAAAGAAATGGTTGGTTAGGAAGCTTCGTCTGGATTAA
- the LOC107408765 gene encoding L10-interacting MYB domain-containing protein isoform X1, whose product MDQFPNQTTPFSVITVDNHITFLAARADFSLSPLIDLSYFSCDIRMDDGFSSHGDNLRANWTPPQDNYFVDLLVEQVRKGSKTGHGFRKQAWTEMIVSFNSKFGFKYDTDVLKNRYKRLRKQYNDMKILIDRGEFKWDESQKMITADDDVWDDYIKANPEMQPYTRRVVPYYNDLCTICGHAVADGRYSLSCFDLDFESEVKEIEDETPMIGDPKKIEWSQSMDQFFIELMLDQVHKGNKIGRNFKKKSWVYMITSFNTKFAFHYSRSVLKNRYIILRRHYCSIKILLSQKGFSWNDKQQKVLADDQVWDDYVMENPNFRMYRNKMMPCYTYMCIICGNEAARRKTLPTRKPIMQKETLKNNANGEAKPVINKSNSYEQALCSDGIKNPSDQKRRAQPKMTPTLQPSKRERRTDDCVADALDKMTAAVSSLTKGLGQTKKEKSVSAETVIKVLQTIPDIDDDLLLDACDFLEDERRARTFLALDSTLRKKWLVRKLRLD is encoded by the exons ATGGACCAATTCCCAAACCAAACAACGCCTTTCTCTGTGATAACCGTGGATAACCATATCACCTTTTTGGCAGCCAGAGCTGATTTTAGTCTGTCCCCTCTAATAG ATCTTTCATATTTTTCATGTGATATAAGGATGGACGATGGTTTTTCCAGTCATGGTGACAATTTGAGGGCTAATTGGACTCCACCCCAGGACAACTATTTTGTTGACCTTTTAGTAGAACAAGTGCGCAAAGGGAGCAAGACTGGTCATGGTTTTAGGAAACAAGCCTGGACTGAGATGATTGTATCTTTTAATAGCAAATTCGGATTTAAATATGACACAGATGTTCTAAAAAACCGATATAAAAGattaaggaagcaatacaatgACATGAAGATTCTTATTGATAGGGGTGAGTTTAAGTGGGATGAATCACAGAAGATGATAACAGCTGATGATGATGTTTGGGATGACTATATCAAG GCCAACCCTGAAATGCAACCATACACAAGAAGAGTTGTCCCATACTACAATGACTTGTGCACAATATGCGGACATGCTGTAGCTGATGGAAGATACAGTCTTTCGTGTTTTGATTTAGACTTTGAGAGTGAAG TTAAAGAAATAGAAGATGAAACTCCCATGATTGGTGATCCTAAAAAAATTGAGTGGTCGCAGTCCATGGACCAATTTTTCATTGAACTAATGTTGGACCAGGTGCATAAAGGGAATAAAATTGGTCGCAATTTCAAGAAGAAATCTTGGGTGTACATGATCACCTcttttaatacaaaatttgcTTTCCATTACAGTAGGAGTGTCCTGAAAAATCGTTATATTATTTTGAGGAGGCATTATTGTAGCATAAAGATTCTACTCAGTCAAAAAGGGTTTAGCTGGAATGATAAACAGCAAAAGGTTCTAGCTGATGATCAAGTGTGGGATGATTATGTCATG GAAAATCCCAACTTTCGAATGTACAGAAATAAAATGATGCCGTGTTATACTTACATGTGCATTATCTGTGGCAACGAAGCTGCCAGGAGAAAAACTCTTCCAACCCGCAAGCCAATTATGCAGAAGGAAACCCTTAAAAATAATGCTAATGGAGAAGCTAAGCCTGTTATTAATAAAAGCAATTCATACGAACAGGCATTATGCTCAGATGGTATTAAGAATCCATCAGATCAGAAGAGAAGGGCTCAACCCAAAATGACACCAACCTTACAGCCATCTAAAAGAGAACGAAGGACAGATGACTGTGTGGCCGATGCTCTAGACAAGATGACAGCCGCGGTTTCATCATTGACCAAGGGACTGGGACAAacgaagaaagaaaaatctgtATCAGCAGAGACTGTGATTAAAGTATTGCAGACTATTCCAGACATTGACGACGATCTGTTGCTGGATGCCTGTGATTTTTTGGAGGATGAGAGGAGAGCTAGAACCTTTTTAGCTCTGGATTCCACTCTTCGAAAGAAATGGTTGGTTAGGAAGCTTCGTCTGGATTAA
- the LOC107408765 gene encoding L10-interacting MYB domain-containing protein isoform X4 translates to MDDGFSSHGDNLRANWTPPQDNYFVDLLVEQVRKGSKTGHGFRKQAWTEMIVSFNSKFGFKYDTDVLKNRYKRLRKQYNDMKILIDRGEFKWDESQKMITADDDVWDDYIKANPEMQPYTRRVVPYYNDLCTICGHAVADGRYSLSCFDLDFESEVKEIEDETPMIGDPKKIEWSQSMDQFFIELMLDQVHKGNKIGRNFKKKSWVYMITSFNTKFAFHYSRSVLKNRYIILRRHYCSIKILLSQKGFSWNDKQQKVLADDQVWDDYVMENPNFRMYRNKMMPCYTYMCIICGNEAARRKTLPTRKPIMQKETLKNNANGEAKPVINKSNSYEQALCSDGIKNPSDQKRRAQPKMTPTLQPSKRERRTDDCVADALDKMTAAVSSLTKGLGQTKKEKSVSAETVIKVLQTIPDIDDDLLLDACDFLEDERRARTFLALDSTLRKKWLVRKLRLD, encoded by the exons ATGGACGATGGTTTTTCCAGTCATGGTGACAATTTGAGGGCTAATTGGACTCCACCCCAGGACAACTATTTTGTTGACCTTTTAGTAGAACAAGTGCGCAAAGGGAGCAAGACTGGTCATGGTTTTAGGAAACAAGCCTGGACTGAGATGATTGTATCTTTTAATAGCAAATTCGGATTTAAATATGACACAGATGTTCTAAAAAACCGATATAAAAGattaaggaagcaatacaatgACATGAAGATTCTTATTGATAGGGGTGAGTTTAAGTGGGATGAATCACAGAAGATGATAACAGCTGATGATGATGTTTGGGATGACTATATCAAG GCCAACCCTGAAATGCAACCATACACAAGAAGAGTTGTCCCATACTACAATGACTTGTGCACAATATGCGGACATGCTGTAGCTGATGGAAGATACAGTCTTTCGTGTTTTGATTTAGACTTTGAGAGTGAAG TTAAAGAAATAGAAGATGAAACTCCCATGATTGGTGATCCTAAAAAAATTGAGTGGTCGCAGTCCATGGACCAATTTTTCATTGAACTAATGTTGGACCAGGTGCATAAAGGGAATAAAATTGGTCGCAATTTCAAGAAGAAATCTTGGGTGTACATGATCACCTcttttaatacaaaatttgcTTTCCATTACAGTAGGAGTGTCCTGAAAAATCGTTATATTATTTTGAGGAGGCATTATTGTAGCATAAAGATTCTACTCAGTCAAAAAGGGTTTAGCTGGAATGATAAACAGCAAAAGGTTCTAGCTGATGATCAAGTGTGGGATGATTATGTCATG GAAAATCCCAACTTTCGAATGTACAGAAATAAAATGATGCCGTGTTATACTTACATGTGCATTATCTGTGGCAACGAAGCTGCCAGGAGAAAAACTCTTCCAACCCGCAAGCCAATTATGCAGAAGGAAACCCTTAAAAATAATGCTAATGGAGAAGCTAAGCCTGTTATTAATAAAAGCAATTCATACGAACAGGCATTATGCTCAGATGGTATTAAGAATCCATCAGATCAGAAGAGAAGGGCTCAACCCAAAATGACACCAACCTTACAGCCATCTAAAAGAGAACGAAGGACAGATGACTGTGTGGCCGATGCTCTAGACAAGATGACAGCCGCGGTTTCATCATTGACCAAGGGACTGGGACAAacgaagaaagaaaaatctgtATCAGCAGAGACTGTGATTAAAGTATTGCAGACTATTCCAGACATTGACGACGATCTGTTGCTGGATGCCTGTGATTTTTTGGAGGATGAGAGGAGAGCTAGAACCTTTTTAGCTCTGGATTCCACTCTTCGAAAGAAATGGTTGGTTAGGAAGCTTCGTCTGGATTAA
- the LOC107408765 gene encoding L10-interacting MYB domain-containing protein isoform X5: protein MIVSFNSKFGFKYDTDVLKNRYKRLRKQYNDMKILIDRGEFKWDESQKMITADDDVWDDYIKANPEMQPYTRRVVPYYNDLCTICGHAVADGRYSLSCFDLDFESEVKEIEDETPMIGDPKKIEWSQSMDQFFIELMLDQVHKGNKIGRNFKKKSWVYMITSFNTKFAFHYSRSVLKNRYIILRRHYCSIKILLSQKGFSWNDKQQKVLADDQVWDDYVMENPNFRMYRNKMMPCYTYMCIICGNEAARRKTLPTRKPIMQKETLKNNANGEAKPVINKSNSYEQALCSDGIKNPSDQKRRAQPKMTPTLQPSKRERRTDDCVADALDKMTAAVSSLTKGLGQTKKEKSVSAETVIKVLQTIPDIDDDLLLDACDFLEDERRARTFLALDSTLRKKWLVRKLRLD from the exons ATGATTGTATCTTTTAATAGCAAATTCGGATTTAAATATGACACAGATGTTCTAAAAAACCGATATAAAAGattaaggaagcaatacaatgACATGAAGATTCTTATTGATAGGGGTGAGTTTAAGTGGGATGAATCACAGAAGATGATAACAGCTGATGATGATGTTTGGGATGACTATATCAAG GCCAACCCTGAAATGCAACCATACACAAGAAGAGTTGTCCCATACTACAATGACTTGTGCACAATATGCGGACATGCTGTAGCTGATGGAAGATACAGTCTTTCGTGTTTTGATTTAGACTTTGAGAGTGAAG TTAAAGAAATAGAAGATGAAACTCCCATGATTGGTGATCCTAAAAAAATTGAGTGGTCGCAGTCCATGGACCAATTTTTCATTGAACTAATGTTGGACCAGGTGCATAAAGGGAATAAAATTGGTCGCAATTTCAAGAAGAAATCTTGGGTGTACATGATCACCTcttttaatacaaaatttgcTTTCCATTACAGTAGGAGTGTCCTGAAAAATCGTTATATTATTTTGAGGAGGCATTATTGTAGCATAAAGATTCTACTCAGTCAAAAAGGGTTTAGCTGGAATGATAAACAGCAAAAGGTTCTAGCTGATGATCAAGTGTGGGATGATTATGTCATG GAAAATCCCAACTTTCGAATGTACAGAAATAAAATGATGCCGTGTTATACTTACATGTGCATTATCTGTGGCAACGAAGCTGCCAGGAGAAAAACTCTTCCAACCCGCAAGCCAATTATGCAGAAGGAAACCCTTAAAAATAATGCTAATGGAGAAGCTAAGCCTGTTATTAATAAAAGCAATTCATACGAACAGGCATTATGCTCAGATGGTATTAAGAATCCATCAGATCAGAAGAGAAGGGCTCAACCCAAAATGACACCAACCTTACAGCCATCTAAAAGAGAACGAAGGACAGATGACTGTGTGGCCGATGCTCTAGACAAGATGACAGCCGCGGTTTCATCATTGACCAAGGGACTGGGACAAacgaagaaagaaaaatctgtATCAGCAGAGACTGTGATTAAAGTATTGCAGACTATTCCAGACATTGACGACGATCTGTTGCTGGATGCCTGTGATTTTTTGGAGGATGAGAGGAGAGCTAGAACCTTTTTAGCTCTGGATTCCACTCTTCGAAAGAAATGGTTGGTTAGGAAGCTTCGTCTGGATTAA